In Babesia microti strain RI chromosome IV, complete genome, the sequence AACTCCAAAAAGAGTTCTAAAGGGATTGTGGCTTGTGATAAACTAGGTGGATTAGTTATACACTCTGGAATTGCATCTGGTCTGCGCATATTCctcattaaaataaaaaaatcgCCTTGGTTCGACGCATTTTGCAATTGCGATTCTTTGGCCAAgtcaaaaattaacttCCCAGTGTACATATTGCATGGCAAAGACGATCGCGTAGTACCGTTTAAGCATGCCCTTATACTTAGGGATTCTATAAAGTTAGAGCCTCCCATGCTACAGACGTGGTGGGTGGACGGGGCAGATCACAACAATATTGAGATGGACTATGCCAATGAGTACTATACAAGGATGGGCGCTTTCTTGCAGATTTGTAAGATTAAAAGTGGAAAATGGTAACTTGAAATGTTCTTCAAGCATTGTCTTGGCAACGGATTCCAATTGGCTAAGCATGATTTAAAAGATTCATTGTATAGCTCGACGTTTGAAAGATTCCGGCCATTATCATGACCATTACATCACTTTGACTGATTTGAATGTAAATGTAGTGgcaattaataaataacacgCGTTCTATTTAGTTACTTTGCTCGTTTAAACTGACTATTTGTCAGATAAACTTATCAAAAGGTACTGTAAAATAATGGAGACTCATTTGTTGCCCGTATTATTGGGTGGGTAACATATTTTCACTATTTTCGTCATCATCCTCCTGATCATTAGGCATGTTGTTTGGttttttttgatatttattcaCTATAATATCACGAAGTTTCATCATAGaactataaattaaaattccGATGGCAATCGATAAAAGTGCCTGAATGAGCTctttaaattatatcattcatcgtttttgtttaaataggcgttgaatatttaatgatgtCAGACAGCAGTATATTGGAGTAATCTACACTtagaattatataattgtatatcaaatatattttatatttaggaataatcattaaaaattctCAATTAACTAGAAATTGAACGTAGGATTTTGTAATATGGATATTGAGTAGTGGTGATAGATGTGTAAATGATGGTTTAATCATGTAGTTGATATAATCATTGCTTACAGCTGCGATTACTATAGCGGCGTAGTATCGGAATTCAAGTCTTTTATGGTTAACATGATTAAAACTGTATTCATAATTTAAGAATGCTGCAAGGGCAAAAAAAAAAATCGAGCAAAGCaagaatataataaaaaaatcttCCCGTGAACATTCCAGTAGAGCTTCAAATAAAGATTGCATTGAGCCAATCGGGTAAAACATGTcttacatttatttattactcCATGTCCCCACCCCCTACGTGACATATctaatacatataatttgcaCCCTTTATTTAATCCATACCTTGCGGTAGTACAACACTAATAaaaaacattaaaaatgtatgaaACCCAGTAAACCCGCAAGACGCAACTTTGTAAactatatacaaatttatttctgAACCCTTTACTTTACACTCTAATTACATCATCgaacattatttaatggtCATTTTACTGGATAGGATGGCCAGTATTACTGCCAAGGCGTAAAAGAGTAATGGGTGTGTTAAAGGGGTGATAGGCAGGTTAAACCGGCAGGAGAGAGGGCTATCAGTGGTCCAAACTATGCACATTAAGACTATGCTATTGCTATTGTGATTATACAGACTTAAATTGATCATTTGGATCttccaaacaattttaaatgttttgCATATCCAAGGATCGATTTAATGATTTCCTAGTGGTATATTATCTCATACTGTACTGGTGTAACCTATCCTACTGTGAAGTTATATGTTGACTTATTAGTTGGGTAGGTCCGGCGCAGTACGCGGTagtatgtatatttatgcAATGGTATTATTAATGTGTTTGTGTCAAAAATTAGAGGATGGtaagtaatttatttctTTCCTATTGAACAATTGATTGTTTTATGAGGGATTACTTTGATTTGCCTTGGTTTGCCACCGCTAAAATCTTTTCCTGCAACAGCGTCTCTGGCATAATGTACCTCTTTTCCAAAACTTTCCCATTATCCAGTTTATAATGCAAGGGTGCAGCAGTGGGAATATTCAAATCTAGTAATTCAGTTTCTGAGATATCTTCAAGTATCTTTACTATTCCTCTCAAACTATTACCGTGAGCCACGACTAGTACATTCCTGCCTTCATTTAGCTTTGGCAGTATTTCACATAACCAATAAGGCTTGACTCTATCAATAGTCATCTTCAAACTTTCTCCAACTGGGATTTCTTCCTTTGGAATCTCACTGTACTTGGGGTCTTTTCCTGGGTAAAATTCGCTACTTTCGTCAATTGGTGGAGGAGGGATGTCGTAGGATCGGCGCCATATTTTAACCTGTTCGTCTCCATACTTAGCAGCGGTCTCAGCTTTGTTTAACTTTTGTAGCGCTCCATAGTGACGTTCGTTTAATCTGTATTAACCCGCATGACAAATTGGTAGGTATGAAGCAACAAACGATTGAATAATCAAACATAGTGAAGAAGATAAAGGACTGTTTGTTGAGGTGCGTGGATGTTCACAATAAAATGCCATTAAAAGGGCACTATATACATGTAAGTGTCAGATGCCTACCTCCAGGAAGAGAATCTTGGCAAATCCATCTGGTTGGTATGTTTTAGTACTATGTCAGCCGTCTTAATTGCCCGATCAAGGACTGATGTATATACAATATCAAacattatattttcatcaagAAGGCATTTAGCAGCAAATTCTGCTTCTTCAATACCCTTTTTTGAGAGAGGTTGGTCTGCCCAGCcgcaaaatttattttcagcGTTCCAAATGCTTTCGCCTGTGTAACTATTGTATCTACCATGTCTAAGAAGTACTAGTTTTGATATCATTTAACctatattgtattaaattttgttaacTTGATGATGTGTAGCACGTGAGTTTAGTATGTGAATACAATGTATGGGGCGtaagtattattatacGTGCGAAATGTTTAGTGATTTAAACTTGACTAATAAAAAGTAGTCATGGAAACTTTTGATGGTTCTAAAGATGACAAAGTTACTTTGGATTCTCCGCCGTTGGATATTACGGCCTCCAgctttaaaaatattcattgTACGAACAGTCAAATCAACGTTGCCTCATTGGCGGATAGTTTGGCTACCGGTTCTGaattatcgcaaaataTACTATCTTTAGGGTTGACCAAAAATATCAGTTCTCCAGATCTCACAGATACACAATTTTTGCCTATCCAACGAAAGGTTTCAGATGAAATGTGTCCTGACAACTGCATGTCTTTCAATTATTCGGCAATATCTACATATGGCCAAACTAGAATTGGGAGATTGACCGAGAATGTTAGAGGGCCAAACCCTAGGATGGTTGGAGATATACTAAGGAGAGCTGCTGATAGCACTCGCGTCACAGATAAGGACAAGCTATTGAAGGATTTGAAGAAGAGGAAGAGCAGTAGAAACCCACAGAATCAATTAATCATACGGGAAATTAGACCTGAAGATCAGGAAAATGTTTGTCACTTGCTATACGATAATTTCAGATCATTAACTGGCCAGGCAATGTTATATTGGATTATACAGCATGCCTATGatttatgtattatcatcgcaataaatttcattttgATGTCCCCAAAGCGTGTTGGCGTTTTTACATTCTTATTCATACTCTACTTATTTTGTCGTGCCAGatttgaaattgaaaaacaCATTAGATATAATTGTCCAGAtctcaaaaatatttacaactcGTATAAACTCAATGATAAGtgcaatttttggattACTGAATTGCCTAGTGAAGAAAAAAAGGAGGGAGTTGATGATTCATCAGGTTTAAGTCGCTCTGCTTCCCCATCTGGAATAGATTCCGGTGATGAATCTCACATTCATAGtatgattaaaaatgacattaatTGTGAGGAATCAAACGTACTGGGATGTGTAGGCATAGCTCCATACAGGGGAAGCAATGAAGTTGCCCAGATGGTCAGGTTGGTTGTAAAGAGAGGGTGCAGGAGGATGAGAGTTGGATCGAGGTTATTGATGCAGGTGGAAATGTATGCCAGGGAGGTGGGATATAAAGAGATTAGGATATATactaacaatttgaatactGAGTATATGCAATTTGTCAAGCAGAATGGATACGAGCTGTTTCAGATTGTGCGTCGTGGGCTGATGAGGGGAGACTTGTTAATTTGGAGCAAATTTGTCGATACAGAATCTGCTAACACATTTTGCTCCAAGCCTGATTTTGCATCAGCTACATTTTTAGCCGAATgatttggcatttttgtTGTTTCTTTTAGCACAGATAACATTTATGTACCTGTTGGGTGTGATATTTGGCCATCGGTTTTACATATGTGTAATGTGGAGCATAATTCTCGATAAGGATGTTAATGAAAATCCTGTTCTTTGTAAATTATCGCTaaactattaattatattagttttttTAATCCTTACAAAATTGAGAACGGCTTCTAGGTCATTGCTATAATAGGTAGCAatgtatatgaaattttgttgTTGGTGATGGGCGATGGTAATCAGTAATTGGATACTATTTTGTGTTAAAAATAGCAGCAGGTCTAAATGTTGGCGATATTAGGTTGGttttttcattaataatattcaaGCATACTGTGATGTGCAACCTCATAAGCTATAATATGTGTGGCTAATAACTTAACCGTGATGCtactatataaattggttTTAGTGGTACAACTGGCGAAAATTGCATTCTGCGATTACTATAAGATACTAGGTGTACCTAGAAATGCTACAGATAAACAGATTACTAGTGCCTACCGCAAGCTGGCTAAGGTTATGCATCCAGATATAGCACCGGAGAAGGAAAAggaatttgttaaaatcaCTGAGGCTTATGATGTACTCAGAGATCCAGAAAAGAGGTCTAGATATGATCGTTTTGGAGAAGAAGGAGTcagtcaaaattttcatgaGCCAAACTCAAACTTCGGTGGTGGTGACCACGGGTTTTTTCAGGATATATTTTCGCAATTCGGCGGTTTCCATTTCTCTTTTAATGGAAAGGACCACAGACAAGGCTCTGGCGGTGACCATTACCCCTATGATTTTCATGGTAATATAGACGATTATAATGAACACATTAGTAGCACTAAATGTATAACCTTAATATTGCTGCATCATCCTCAGTGTGGACATTGTCTTAAATTTAAACCTGTATTTAACAAGTTGACCAAGAAATATAAGACTTTAGAATTTCTTTCAGTTAATTGCCAACGAAATAATGCTATTTGTCAACATGAAAATATAGCTGGTTATCCAACTCTCGTCGCATACAAATGGCCCAGTTTCGACAAGTTTACATACCACGGCGACTTAAGCGAAAAATCAATTGACAATTGGTTACACAATTCGGTTATTGGAATTAAAGTGAAAACTATAACTACCGTTAAGCAACTTGAAGATTTTGTTGCAAATTCAAAGATATTGCCAATTGTTGCAATAGTTAACAATCCAAATTCACTAGTATTGCCCTCAATTGCTATGGTTCTGAACGAAAAAGCTAATCTTGCAATTGTGCTGGGAAATAATACTATGATTGTAAAAAGGTTGTTACCACCTTACACACCATCTTTATTGGCAGTGTTAAGTGTTGATGAGATCGAAGGTatgttttatattaataattaaccTTATTTATCCGAATATTTGGGGTATAGAATTTCTTATTTTTCcattatgatatttatggGTTGCATAATATTTATCCGTATTTGTTATTGGTTTGTATTTGTCTATAGGTGGAACTTAAAAAATCCGGAAGTGATTttttatgatattaaaatgtaatATAGGTGAGTGGTACAACCTGAAAAACTTCAAATTTGACGAAATACTCCTAGAATTGCGGAAAGATGTATCTAAAGTAATTTACAAGTTCATGCAGTTTAAGCAGAGCAAAGGTGGTACTAAGGGTTCCTATAAACAGTTAactaacaaattaattgaatcTGGTGAATGCGGCCCGAAAGATGGCCAAGTAAGTActattttgttatattcattaatttatttgtaaaataaattgatacttaaaattattgtaaacATATCCTGCgctattttatttatatagtatTGCTTCATTGCATTGGTGAAAGATTCCAATGCTGaactaaataatgtattGAAAGAACTAGCAAATAAATATCGCAATGAACCGGTGAAATTGAGATTTTACCCTGTATCTGGAAAGGtgattaaaatatctaatatagGCACCCTTCGGATTGGATATTAGGAGGGGCATAAAATTTGTCGCGTATAGGCCTAAAAGGGCCAAATTTAAGGTAAAAGTGTTTCTAAATTAGGTGTTGGATAAAATACTGAACATCAATAGCATCGATGAGTTTATCAATGGTGTGCTTGAGGGATCAGTCAAGTTAGATTTAAATGCACAGTTTTTTGAGTTTAGGCAGCTTGAACTCTgaaacatttaaaaattttgtaccactctaattatatttatgtatcaaaatatttagtataatatgtattttatgttatatattgtatgtgaaacattattatataaaccAGGCATAATGatcacaataattaattataaaatgttACTGATCTATGATTCAAACACAgtattgtaaataatttttatttacaataaccattcataaaaatacaatttgcaaataataatcaaacatatattacattatcTGGTTAGGTAAGGACTAAATCTTATTGGTTATGTTATTAAActgttatataatatagtaGGCGTTGATATTTAATTGGTTAGTTTAATAAGTTTATATAactattataaataataagtaATAAAATCTAATTTGTAACAGACAAATGTTGCAAATCAAGTGTGAACAAAGTTTTTCgttaaattttttcaagAAAAAATTTCTGTATCTACCAATCAAAATAATACCAGTATATTTAACTGGTAGGTACGGCATTCTAGTGTAGTGCCCCTATACTATCCATCTATGTGCAGCGCCGGGTTCTATGTTGGTAGGTATGACTGTGGTAACCTTCTATAATAGTtgctaaattatctaatttttagttatataaaaatttttgtccAAATGTGTAGTTATGATATTAGTAAATCGTACGATCATCCCCTATTCTTAGATGAATTACCCACAAGCAGCACTAATGATGCTATTGAGGCGCTCAAATTAATTCACAGTGAGAATGAAACGCCAGAATCAATTGCAATGCATTACAATGTAATTCTTAGCATATTTAGGATCTGGCCAAGGAGTATTTAACAGATAGATATAGTGGTTATCTAAAGAACGCCCTGTCTTGTTATACTAAAGGCATAGAATCTGATCCAAATGACACTAAACTATTATCTATTCTATATTCCAACAGGGCGTTTATCTACATAAAACTTGGTACtcataatttatcatctaGGTAAATTCGTGGAATCTGTTACAGACTGTAAAAAGGCTATTGAACTAGACCCAAACAATTCTAAAGggtattaataatttttttatttagatattacAGAGGTGCAAGTGGATCTGTCAAATTAGGGTTGTATAAGCAAGGATTACATTTTTGCCAACTGTacattgacaaatttggtAATATCACCGATACTGCATTTTTATCTTTGTACAACGAAATTCTCAGCACAATTAAAACTAAAAGATCTAATGAGTATTGTGTGAGCCATAATGAGCATAAGAAGGTAATAAACGTTCCATATTCATTGCCGGAAGGTGTtgattgtgtaaattacaCTAGAGATGGGGTTTTACATTTCTCATCATTATTCATATACGACGAAATAGGTGTCATTGACTATATTTCTGATATGAGTGACACTGACACACTACAAATGCACTTAGATGTGATGTTTaaagataataattttgagggaatgaaatttgacaaaaatgTTGTCGCATATCTAGAGGTATTAATTGGTATATTTAGATACCTGGAGATAAACTAATACACATTAACACCAGTACCCAAATTTGCAAGGCGTTAAAAGGTGTTACGGGCAGGTATGATGTACTGCCAGTTCACATACTGAAGGATCAAAACAACAATGATAAGTTGGAAAAACTACTTGGACACTTTTCCATCATTGGGTAATATCACGTTAAAAACTAATTGCAAGTtaattttccaaaaaaaTAAGTTTTTACAGCCCATTATAAGTCTAAAGGAACTGATTAGTCTAAAGCGAACATATAAATGCAAATTACATCCTGATATGTAATCTATTTGATACGTCCATTTTTGAAGTTATAGTGATATTTCCAGCCTTGAGCGACGCATTATGCACGCAAATAGGTACAGCCTCTGAATTATCTGTTCCGTTTATCTCATCCGTAGTGCCTTgaatattgtttaaattgcGCAACAAATTATAGAGTGATAGTGCCATAATGTTATTTCCATTGGGACCTAGCGATCCCTGCGATTCACTGGTTACATAATTCATCGTAAGTTCTGTAGTGGCGGGAAATTTTGATCCAATTGACTCATACAAGCCTTTCATCCCGCCAAGATCGATTTTTGCCGATTCCCTAATGGAATTAAGTAACTAAGTAACTAGTAACTTACAGTTTTGGTGTTGATGTCGTACTTTAGTGAATCATCCAAGAGCATTATCAAAAGGAGTGATTCATACTTCAACACAGATAAGTGATAACGCCTATTTCCGCTGACACTGATAATGGGTAGGAACAAGTTTTTTC encodes:
- a CDS encoding phosphoglycerate mutase (overlaps_old_locusTagID:BBM_III06010), which encodes MISKLVLLRHGESIWNAENKFCGWADQPLSKKGIEEAEFAAKCLLDENIMFDIVYTSVLDRAIKTADIVLKHTNQMDLPRFSSWRLNERHYGALQKLNKAETAAKYGDEQVKIWRRSYDIPPPPIDESSEFYPGKDPKYSEIPKEEIPVGESLKMTIDRVKPYWLCEILPKLNEGRNVLVVAHGNSLRGIVKILEDISETELLDLNIPTAAPLHYKLDNGKVLEKRYIMPETLLQEKILAVANQGKSK
- a CDS encoding hypothetical protein (overlaps_old_locusTagID:BBM_III06015); translation: METFDGSKDDKVTLDSPPLDITASSFKNIHCTNSQINVASLADSLATGSELSQNILSLGLTKNISSPDLTDTQFLPIQRKVSDEMCPDNCMSFNYSAISTYGQTRIGRLTENVRGPNPRMVGDILRRAADSTRVTDKDKLLKDLKKRKSSRNPQNQLIIREIRPEDQENVCHLLYDNFRSLTGQAMLYWIIQHAYDLCIIIAINFILMSPKRVGVFTFLFILYLFCRARFEIEKHIRYNCPDLKNIYNSYKLNDKCNFWITELPSEEKKEGVDDSSGLSRSASPSGIDSGDESHIHSMIKNDINCEESNVLGCVGIAPYRGSNEVAQMVRLVVKRGCRRMRVGSRLLMQVEMYAREVGYKEIRIYTNNLNTEYMQFVKQNGYELFQIVRRGLMRGDLLIWSKFVDTESANTFCSKPDFASATFLAE
- a CDS encoding Chaperone protein DnaJ (overlaps_old_locusTagID:BBM_III06020), yielding MLLYKLVLVVQLAKIAFCDYYKILGVPRNATDKQITSAYRKLAKVMHPDIAPEKEKEFVKITEAYDVLRDPEKRSRYDRFGEEGVSQNFHEPNSNFGGGDHGFFQDIFSQFGGFHFSFNGKDHRQGSGGDHYPYDFHGNIDDYNEHISSTKCITLILLHHPQCGHCLKFKPVFNKLTKKYKTLEFLSVNCQRNNAICQHENIAGYPTLVAYKWPSFDKFTYHGDLSEKSIDNWLHNSVIGIKVKTITTVKQLEDFVANSKILPIVAIVNNPNSLVLPSIAMVLNEKANLAIVLGNNTMIVKRLLPPYTPSLLAVLSVDEIEGEWYNLKNFKFDEILLELRKDVSKFKQSKGGTKGSYKQLTNKLIESGECGPKDGQYCFIALVKDSNAELNNVLKELANKYRNEPVKLRFYPVSGKAPFGLDIRRGIKFVAYRPKRAKFKVLDKILNINSIDEFINGVLEGSVKLDLNAQFFEFRQLEL
- a CDS encoding Tetratricopeptide repeat protein 4 homolog (overlaps_old_locusTagID:BBM_III06025), translated to MCSYDISKSYDHPLFLDELPTSSTNDAIEALKLIHSENETPESIAMHYNDLAKEYLTDRYSGYLKNALSCYTKGIESDPNDTKLLSILYSNRAFIYIKLGKFVESVTDCKKAIELDPNNSKGYYRGASGSVKLGLYKQGLHFCQLYIDKFGNITDTAFLSLYNEILSTIKTKRSNEYCVSHNEHKKVINVPYSLPEGVDCVNYTRDGVLHFSSLFIYDEIGVIDYISDMSDTDTLQMHLDVMFKDNNFEGMKFDKNVVAYLEIPGDKLIHINTSTQICKALKGVTGRYDVLPVHILKDQNNNDKLEKLLGHFSIIG